In a single window of the Atlantibacter hermannii genome:
- the yfcP gene encoding putative exported fimbrial-like adhesin protein has protein sequence MKLFLLLLSFIIAGGACAKEDNVHFSGALVAEPCRLPDDDKNITLDFKTITEKNLYYYQRSKSEPFSIHLEDCDPSVMQTVSVTFFGDADNELTNLLILDPSSTASGVAVGIQLSDGTELPINKPSPYVNLTAGGNILTFNAYVQIKPSALANQSLVVGAFKAVSTFVINYQ, from the coding sequence ATGAAACTATTTCTTTTACTGTTGTCATTTATTATTGCTGGCGGAGCCTGTGCGAAAGAGGACAACGTGCATTTTTCCGGTGCGTTGGTTGCAGAGCCTTGCCGACTGCCGGATGATGATAAAAATATCACGCTGGATTTCAAAACCATTACTGAAAAGAATCTTTACTATTACCAGCGTTCTAAAAGCGAGCCCTTTTCGATTCATTTAGAAGATTGCGATCCGTCTGTCATGCAAACGGTTAGCGTCACTTTTTTTGGCGATGCGGATAATGAATTAACGAACTTACTGATACTGGATCCTTCCAGTACGGCTTCAGGGGTGGCTGTCGGGATTCAATTATCCGATGGGACGGAACTGCCAATAAATAAACCGAGTCCGTATGTTAATTTGACCGCAGGCGGCAATATCCTGACGTTTAATGCCTATGTCCAGATAAAACCCTCGGCTCTGGCGAATCAATCGCTGGTGGTGGGGGCATTTAAAGCAGTGAGTACCTTTGTCATTAATTATCAGTAG
- a CDS encoding fimbrial protein, whose amino-acid sequence MKYAGLIVLIAMWSPVALSAPNMSFHGTLIEPPCTINNDQTIDVPFGEDLGVNKIDGTNYLKAVDYQITCNASYSANNLAIVIDTANPAVFDDSAVRTSKSGLGIRILVDSQPVMFGERIAVNNLNSPPLIQAVPVRDPAVSLTEGPFEATLTLRSDYL is encoded by the coding sequence ATGAAATACGCTGGTCTGATTGTCCTTATTGCGATGTGGTCGCCTGTGGCGTTAAGTGCACCGAATATGTCTTTTCACGGTACGCTAATTGAACCGCCGTGTACCATTAATAATGATCAAACAATAGATGTGCCCTTTGGCGAAGATCTTGGCGTTAATAAAATTGATGGGACAAATTATTTAAAGGCGGTGGACTACCAGATCACCTGTAATGCCAGTTACAGCGCGAATAATCTTGCCATTGTTATCGACACCGCGAATCCGGCCGTTTTTGATGACTCGGCTGTGAGAACCAGTAAATCAGGGCTGGGTATTCGTATTCTGGTTGATAGCCAACCGGTGATGTTTGGTGAGCGAATCGCCGTCAATAACCTTAACTCCCCGCCCTTAATACAGGCGGTACCGGTACGTGACCCTGCAGTTTCTTTAACTGAAGGGCCTTTTGAAGCCACGCTGACGCTTCGCAGTGATTATCTGTAA
- the yfcQ gene encoding fimbrial-like adhesin protein produces the protein MKHTHFLVSAVMLLLSSVAIAATSDYMINVTVKVMIVAQPCKINNDQTIDVDFGNSVITTEVSSGKYEVPINYTLDCSAAEPSKALKMRISGQTATFDNRALQTSVPELGIAIKANGETFAVGSDFNFSSADSKPALTALLVQQPGSQLPTGEFSSIATMTVDYQ, from the coding sequence ATGAAACATACACACTTTCTGGTTAGCGCCGTTATGCTGCTTCTCAGCAGCGTTGCGATAGCGGCTACCAGCGATTACATGATTAATGTCACTGTGAAAGTGATGATTGTCGCGCAGCCCTGCAAAATCAATAACGATCAAACCATTGATGTGGACTTCGGCAATTCAGTTATCACAACCGAGGTGAGCTCAGGTAAATATGAAGTGCCGATAAACTACACGCTGGATTGCAGTGCGGCTGAACCTTCTAAGGCATTAAAAATGCGGATTAGCGGCCAGACGGCCACGTTCGATAACCGTGCACTTCAAACGTCGGTTCCCGAACTGGGGATTGCGATCAAGGCGAACGGTGAAACTTTTGCTGTCGGCAGCGACTTCAACTTTAGTTCAGCTGACAGTAAGCCGGCCCTGACTGCACTGTTAGTTCAGCAACCCGGTTCGCAATTGCCGACAGGGGAATTTTCTTCGATAGCAACCATGACGGTGGATTATCAATGA
- the fimA_3 gene encoding PixH protein — translation MVRKLLLMSLMMGITHQAIGKLVAVSDGGLYVYGNVRESACRLEMDSAWQAVDLGDTTHAEINAVGKQSAPVQIKLYLLDCPEIATRMTNSNSMTTTTSSQQPGYQARFVAVSDAHNPDLIKVEGVSGIGLRLKDSHGRPVRLGQTGDTVLIDPGQNVITYTLQAERTAAAFIPGAYHAQVQFSIVYQ, via the coding sequence ATGGTGAGAAAACTCCTTCTGATGAGCCTGATGATGGGTATAACGCATCAGGCCATTGGGAAATTAGTGGCGGTAAGCGACGGCGGTTTGTACGTGTACGGTAACGTGCGTGAAAGTGCCTGCCGCCTGGAAATGGATTCTGCATGGCAGGCTGTTGATCTTGGCGACACAACGCACGCCGAAATTAACGCCGTCGGCAAGCAGTCAGCACCTGTTCAGATAAAACTGTACCTGCTTGATTGCCCGGAAATAGCCACCCGAATGACCAATTCGAATTCCATGACGACAACGACCAGTTCTCAGCAGCCGGGCTATCAGGCCCGGTTTGTGGCGGTTTCTGATGCGCATAATCCCGATCTCATCAAAGTTGAGGGCGTTTCCGGAATTGGGCTACGGCTGAAAGACAGCCACGGTCGCCCGGTCCGGCTTGGTCAAACTGGCGACACTGTGCTTATCGATCCCGGACAGAATGTAATTACGTACACCCTCCAGGCTGAACGCACCGCAGCAGCATTTATCCCCGGCGCGTATCACGCACAGGTTCAGTTCAGCATTGTTTATCAGTGA
- the papD gene encoding chaperone protein PapD has protein sequence MWNCKKKVSLIVATLLGVMTAQQAMAAIALDRTRVIVNGSEKSVSLNITNENKNLPYLAQAWIEDAKGNKITSPLTALPPVQRVEPGAKSQVKVQLATSTSALPQDRESLFYFNLREIPPRSTKANTLQIALQTRVKLFYRPAGIALDKTQAAYGDWIEKVTLQRQGNSYVLNNPSPYYLTVVEGHTSVKGKVVRFEPVMVSPKDSVKLGAPADEFGNSPVLTYINDYGGHPMIQFTCNGSTCSAKVLKESE, from the coding sequence ATGTGGAACTGTAAAAAAAAGGTATCCCTGATTGTAGCGACGCTTCTGGGCGTGATGACGGCTCAGCAGGCAATGGCCGCGATAGCGTTAGATCGCACACGCGTTATCGTTAATGGCAGTGAAAAGTCTGTAAGCCTTAACATAACCAATGAGAACAAAAATTTGCCTTACCTGGCTCAGGCCTGGATTGAGGATGCGAAGGGTAACAAAATCACGTCGCCGTTAACGGCATTACCGCCCGTGCAACGTGTGGAACCCGGTGCGAAAAGCCAGGTAAAAGTTCAACTTGCGACGTCAACAAGCGCGTTGCCTCAGGACCGTGAGTCGCTGTTTTACTTTAACCTCCGTGAAATCCCGCCGCGCAGTACTAAAGCGAATACGTTGCAAATTGCCCTGCAAACGCGCGTGAAATTGTTCTATCGCCCGGCAGGGATTGCGCTGGATAAAACGCAAGCCGCGTATGGCGACTGGATAGAAAAAGTCACGCTTCAGCGCCAGGGCAACAGCTATGTCCTTAATAATCCTTCTCCGTACTATTTGACGGTAGTGGAAGGGCATACGTCGGTAAAAGGCAAAGTGGTGAGATTTGAGCCCGTGATGGTCAGTCCTAAAGATTCCGTGAAATTAGGCGCGCCGGCCGACGAGTTCGGTAACAGCCCTGTGCTGACGTATATCAACGATTACGGCGGACACCCGATGATTCAGTTCACCTGCAATGGCTCGACCTGTAGCGCCAAAGTTTTAAAAGAGAGCGAGTAA
- the papC gene encoding fimbrial outer membrane usher protein, whose translation MGAKLTLGEDYLNSNIFDSLKFTGASLVSDDSMLPPNLRGYAPEVTGVAKTNAKVTVSQQGRVIYETQVASGPFAIQDLNSAVSGTLDVRVQEQDGSVQEYKVNTASIPYLTRPGSLRYKIYTGRPTNNDHSVEGEGFGSGEFSWGVSNGWSLYGGAIASKDYRSMAVGIGRDLMMLGALAFDVTRSDANLDGSSRKGQSYRVSYSKRFDETNSQVTFAGYRFSEKNFMSFNDFNAYKDAKTYGGFAGDNASENFQQSKEMYTITFNQQLEALNLSAYLNYSHQTYWNSPTEDRYSLSLSRYFDFGKMKNISASLTAYRNKFNGLKDDGAYLSISIPWGDSGNLSVYSSMSGSSNTQNIAYNDRLKNGDSYRVSAGGGDNGASVSGYYDHLADFAEITTNVDYQQNQYTSAGLSVRGGMTATMKGAALHRVGAAGETRVLVDTGDATGIPVQGYGNTMLTNRFGKAVISDVSSYNKTSLSIDINKLPDNAEASNSVLETTLTQGAIGYRKFDVISGLKAMAIIRLADGSFPPFGANVLNPDGQNVGIVDDGGNVWLSGIRAGISMDVKWGKDEHCTFTIPENVEKLNLENNLLLPCHR comes from the coding sequence ATGGGCGCGAAGCTGACGTTAGGTGAGGACTACCTTAACTCAAACATTTTCGACAGCTTGAAATTCACCGGTGCAAGCCTGGTGTCAGACGACAGCATGTTGCCGCCAAACTTACGTGGTTACGCGCCGGAAGTGACCGGGGTGGCAAAGACTAACGCCAAAGTGACGGTTTCTCAGCAAGGCCGTGTGATCTATGAAACGCAGGTCGCCTCCGGACCCTTTGCCATTCAGGATTTAAACAGCGCAGTGTCGGGTACGCTGGATGTTCGTGTTCAGGAGCAAGACGGCAGTGTGCAGGAATATAAGGTCAACACCGCCAGTATCCCTTACCTCACCCGGCCGGGCAGCCTCCGTTATAAGATTTATACGGGCAGGCCGACGAATAACGATCACAGCGTTGAGGGCGAAGGATTTGGCTCCGGCGAATTTTCCTGGGGGGTAAGTAACGGTTGGTCGTTATATGGCGGCGCTATCGCGAGTAAAGATTATCGCTCTATGGCCGTGGGTATCGGTCGCGACTTAATGATGTTGGGCGCGCTCGCTTTCGACGTAACGCGTTCTGATGCAAACCTTGATGGCTCAAGCCGTAAAGGGCAGTCCTATCGGGTGAGCTATTCAAAGCGCTTTGATGAAACTAACAGTCAGGTGACCTTCGCAGGGTATCGCTTTTCTGAAAAGAATTTCATGAGCTTTAACGACTTCAATGCCTATAAAGATGCGAAAACGTATGGTGGGTTTGCTGGTGACAACGCCTCTGAAAACTTCCAGCAAAGTAAAGAGATGTACACCATCACGTTCAACCAGCAACTGGAAGCATTGAACCTGAGCGCATACCTGAACTATTCGCATCAAACTTACTGGAATAGCCCGACGGAAGATCGTTATAGCTTATCGCTGTCCCGCTATTTCGATTTCGGCAAAATGAAGAATATCAGCGCTTCGTTAACCGCTTATCGGAATAAATTTAATGGCCTGAAAGACGACGGTGCGTATTTGTCCATTTCTATTCCATGGGGAGATTCCGGCAACTTAAGCGTTTATTCCAGTATGAGCGGCAGCAGTAATACGCAAAACATCGCTTATAACGATCGTTTAAAAAATGGCGACAGCTACCGTGTTTCCGCGGGGGGCGGAGACAATGGCGCGTCAGTCAGTGGTTATTACGATCATTTAGCTGATTTTGCGGAGATCACCACGAATGTGGATTATCAGCAAAATCAATATACCTCAGCGGGCTTATCCGTCCGCGGCGGTATGACCGCAACGATGAAAGGCGCTGCTTTACATCGTGTCGGCGCAGCGGGAGAAACGCGGGTACTCGTCGACACCGGCGATGCCACGGGGATCCCGGTGCAAGGCTATGGCAATACGATGTTGACCAACCGCTTCGGTAAGGCGGTTATTTCAGACGTCAGCAGTTATAACAAAACCAGTCTGAGTATTGATATTAATAAATTGCCTGACAATGCCGAGGCCAGTAATTCCGTTCTGGAAACGACGTTGACTCAGGGCGCTATTGGCTATCGTAAATTTGACGTTATTTCGGGTCTTAAAGCGATGGCGATCATTCGCCTTGCTGACGGGTCATTCCCGCCATTCGGCGCAAACGTCCTTAACCCGGACGGTCAGAATGTTGGCATTGTCGATGATGGCGGAAATGTTTGGTTAAGCGGAATTCGCGCCGGCATTTCCATGGATGTCAAATGGGGCAAGGATGAGCATTGTACGTTTACCATTCCGGAGAATGTGGAAAAACTGAATCTGGAAAACAATCTCTTATTGCCGTGCCATCGCTGA
- the yfcU gene encoding export usher protein, whose protein sequence is MANSHTKKSKKKLQEFKISVIALCVLACIPAMVKAEDDIQFNTDIMDVQDKQNIDVSQFSRRGYIMPGDYNFIIRVNQNALEEQPISFYAPDGDEKGSKACFVPELVQKLGFKEKYLKSFTLWHNNQCVDVTSLEGVEAEADMGTSTLTLNVPQAYLEYSSENWVPSSMWENGIPGLLADYNFNALTSQGQGNNKTDRNSLSGNGTFGANFGHGAQGLTGRAIIRMMPVIMKRGRNLRGPGTAFIFIAHYPGWARS, encoded by the coding sequence ATGGCTAATTCGCATACGAAAAAGAGTAAGAAAAAATTACAGGAATTTAAAATTTCTGTAATAGCTCTGTGCGTACTGGCATGTATACCTGCTATGGTAAAAGCAGAAGACGATATCCAGTTCAACACCGATATTATGGATGTCCAAGATAAACAAAATATCGATGTAAGCCAGTTTTCCCGGCGTGGTTATATCATGCCCGGTGATTATAATTTTATTATTCGGGTTAATCAGAACGCCCTGGAAGAACAACCCATCTCTTTTTATGCGCCGGACGGTGATGAGAAGGGGTCGAAAGCCTGTTTCGTGCCTGAATTAGTGCAAAAGTTAGGCTTTAAAGAAAAATACCTTAAATCCTTTACGCTCTGGCACAACAACCAGTGCGTCGATGTGACCAGTCTCGAGGGTGTGGAAGCTGAAGCGGACATGGGTACCAGTACGTTGACCCTAAACGTTCCGCAAGCCTACCTCGAGTACTCCTCTGAAAACTGGGTACCCAGCAGCATGTGGGAAAATGGGATTCCCGGCCTGCTGGCTGATTACAACTTTAACGCACTGACAAGCCAGGGGCAGGGCAATAATAAAACAGATCGAAACTCCCTCTCCGGTAACGGAACGTTTGGCGCAAACTTTGGCCATGGCGCGCAAGGGCTGACTGGCAGAGCAATTATCAGAATGATGCCAGTAATAATGAAGAGGGGACGCAACCTGCGTGGACCTGGAACCGCTTTTATCTTTATCGCCCATTACCCAGGATGGGCGCGAAGCTGA
- the papH gene encoding protein PapH, translated as MIRLCMQAYNCQTERADVMVYVSCRWVAIALLSCVFHVNAHDFLTPFHGTVNVQGEVLSNACAMSTSTTSNSDASGYQVIEMPDVSRGALSRTGEGPPQLFSLFLSKCALSATAQAIPWTFLRVTFEGTDENGLFKLSGDVLGLALKITDRDGHIISNGEKTPYVSKSPDQIELDYAIRLIKTSNNFKAGNYSSIIRYHVEYF; from the coding sequence ATGATACGCCTGTGTATGCAGGCGTATAACTGTCAAACAGAAAGGGCTGATGTCATGGTTTATGTATCTTGCCGCTGGGTTGCCATCGCATTACTTAGCTGCGTTTTTCATGTTAATGCCCATGATTTTCTTACACCTTTCCACGGGACGGTTAATGTACAGGGTGAAGTTCTTAGTAATGCATGCGCTATGTCGACAAGCACTACCTCGAACAGCGACGCGTCTGGTTATCAGGTGATTGAAATGCCTGATGTGTCCCGGGGCGCATTATCACGTACAGGAGAAGGGCCACCACAACTATTTTCTCTGTTTCTTTCGAAATGTGCACTGAGCGCGACTGCGCAAGCAATTCCGTGGACATTTTTACGCGTTACGTTTGAAGGTACAGATGAAAATGGCTTGTTTAAACTGAGTGGAGATGTATTAGGTCTCGCGTTAAAAATAACCGACAGAGACGGCCATATAATTAGCAACGGTGAAAAAACACCCTATGTTTCTAAAAGTCCAGATCAAATTGAACTGGATTATGCCATTCGTCTGATTAAGACCAGTAATAATTTTAAAGCAGGTAATTACAGCTCAATTATCCGCTATCACGTCGAATATTTTTAA
- the smfA gene encoding PixA protein: MNFKKVALASVMGVSMLSGVANAAVTADQGHGTVTFTGSILNAPCSIAPGQDGEALTVDFGGIAQGVLEANSKSGTSDPRPFTILLTNCDTSTLKTVTTTFTGSAGVVDGSLGLTGTAKGASIILTDGSSTQIKLGTATAPQTLQNGDNHLNFSAYLQGNGASATITPGEFTSIADFSLAYQ; encoded by the coding sequence ATGAACTTTAAAAAAGTAGCACTGGCGTCTGTAATGGGTGTTTCAATGTTGTCTGGCGTTGCTAATGCAGCAGTTACAGCCGATCAGGGGCATGGTACGGTGACCTTCACCGGTTCTATTCTGAACGCACCGTGCTCTATCGCTCCGGGTCAGGATGGCGAAGCGCTGACTGTGGATTTTGGCGGCATTGCACAGGGCGTTTTAGAAGCTAATTCTAAAAGCGGTACCAGCGATCCGCGTCCGTTCACGATTCTGCTGACTAACTGCGACACGTCAACCCTTAAAACTGTTACCACCACCTTCACTGGCTCCGCTGGCGTGGTTGATGGTTCTCTGGGCCTGACCGGTACCGCTAAAGGTGCCAGCATTATTCTGACTGACGGCTCCAGCACTCAGATTAAACTCGGCACTGCAACTGCGCCGCAAACGCTTCAAAACGGTGATAACCACCTTAACTTCTCTGCATATCTGCAGGGTAACGGTGCATCAGCAACGATCACCCCGGGTGAATTCACCTCTATTGCAGACTTTTCTTTAGCTTATCAGTAA
- the ytfP gene encoding AIG2 family protein, with protein sequence MRIFVYGSLRRKQGNSHWMTNAQWLGDHTVENFQLFSIGHYPGAVPGEGEVLGEVYRIDASTLAELDALRTKGGEYRRQLIQTPFGSAWMYVYQRDVKGLERIETGNWLDRRPHV encoded by the coding sequence ATGCGAATATTTGTCTACGGTAGTTTAAGACGCAAACAAGGTAACAGCCACTGGATGACCAATGCTCAGTGGCTGGGCGATCACACGGTTGAAAACTTTCAGTTGTTCAGCATCGGCCACTATCCTGGCGCGGTGCCGGGCGAAGGGGAGGTGTTAGGCGAAGTGTATCGTATCGACGCCAGTACGCTTGCCGAACTGGATGCGCTGCGTACTAAGGGGGGAGAGTATCGGCGTCAGCTGATTCAAACGCCCTTTGGCAGCGCGTGGATGTATGTATATCAACGTGACGTTAAAGGTCTGGAGCGCATAGAAACGGGTAACTGGCTCGACAGACGACCTCATGTCTAA